One Myripristis murdjan chromosome 17, fMyrMur1.1, whole genome shotgun sequence DNA segment encodes these proteins:
- the LOC115374949 gene encoding E3 ubiquitin-protein ligase TRIM63-like, with product MSVSRGERTSDSAMESLEKQLICPICLEMFSKPVVILPCQHNLCRKCANDVFQASNPYLTSRSGGTVTSGGRFRCPSCRHEVVLDRHGVYGLQRNLLVENIIDMYKQGSSSSKPAPEPPCDQPTCEEHEDERINIYCVSCGVPTCSLCKVFGAHKDCEVAPLNNVFQKQKGELTDCISMLVGNNERVQAIITQLEETCRAIDENGRRQKSKVCETFDHLYAVLEEKKGEMTLRINAEQDEKLHYIRSLRRKYSDHLESMAKVLESGIQTMDESEMAVFLQAAKPLIQKIMQGTNTSHLDKVERGYDNMDHFTANFERQRRALLKVDFVKLDEDDDDEEDDVEEGRGSTAASRVEPPHTAGGAAVPQTQPPPQGAAPPQHPAPLPPPPQRPTEAPPPPAAQTPGPKPPASTPTPTPTPQPALPAAGPAQPPAEQRPDPEDKDAPRHVFSFSWLNQK from the exons ATGAGTGTGTCCCGCGGGGAGCGGACGTCCGACAGCGCCATGGAGAGCCTGGAGAAGCAGCTGATCTGCCCCATCTGCCTGGAGATGTTCAGCAAGCCGGTGGTGATCCTGCCCTGCCAGCACAACCTGTGCAGGAAGTGTGCCAACGACGTGTtccag GCGTCCAACCCGTACCTGACGAGCCGGAGCGGCGGCACCGTGACGTCGGGCGGCCGCTTCCGCTGCCCGTCCTGCCGCCACGAGGTCGTCCTGGACCGCCACGGCGTCTACGGCCTGCAGAGGAACCTGCTGGTGGAGAACATCATCGACATGTACAAGcagggcagcagcag CAGCAAGCCGGCCCCGGAGCCGCCGTGCGATCAGCCGACGTGCGAGGAGCACGAGGACGAGCGGATCAACATCTACTGCGTGAGCTGCGGCGTGCCCACCTGCTCGCTCTGCAAGGTGTTCGGCGCCCACAAGGACTGCGAGGTCGCACCGCTCAACAACGTCTTCCAGAAACAGAAG ggcgaGCTGACTGACTGCATCTCCATGCTGGTTGGGAATAACGAGCGGGTTCAGGCGATCATCACGCAGCTGGAGGAGACCTGCAGAGCCATCGAT gaGAACGGGCGCAGGCAGAAGTCGAAGGTGTGTGAGACGTTCGACCACCTGTACGCCGtcctggaggagaagaagggcGAGATGACGCTGCGGATCAACGCCGAGCAGGACGAGAAGCTGCACTATATCCgcagcctgaggaggaagtaCAGCGACCACCTGGAGAGCATGGCCAAGGTGCTGGAGAGCGGCATCCAGACCATGGACGAGTCCGAGATGGCCGTCTTCCTGCAG GCCGCCAAGCCACTGATCCAAAA GATCATGCAGGGCACCAACACGTCCCACCTGGACAAGGTGGAGCGCGGCTACGACAACATGGACCACTTCACCGCCAACTTCGAGCGCCAGAGGAGGGCGCTGCTCAAAGTCGACTTCGTCAAAC ttgatgaagatgatgatgatgaggaagatgacgtagaggaggggagggggtcgACAGCGGCGAGCCGTGTTGAGCCCCCCCACACAGCGGGGGGCGCCGCCGTCCCACAGACACAGCCTCCACCTCAGGGTGCGGCCCCGCCCCAGCACCCGGCGcctctgccgccgccgccgcagaGACCCAccgaggctccgccccctcctgCTGCTCAGACGCCGGGCCCCAAGCCCCCCGCCTcgaccccgaccccgaccccgacGCCACAGCCGGCGCTCCCCGCCGCCGGCCCTGCTCAG CCGCCCGCCGAGCAGCGCCCCGACCCCGAGGACAAGGACGCCCCGCGGCAcgtcttctccttctcctggcTCAACCAGAAGTGA
- the LOC115374964 gene encoding corticoliberin-like, with the protein MKLGVLLWAAALLGAFLPRCEARPAESPAAARAPDSLPRPLLLRLGEEFFLRLGGAAPPPAPAPAAELAAPRALLLTQRLLRGEDAGELSRLLERGRRSEEPPISLDLTFHLLREVLEMARAEQIAQQADSNRKIMDSFGK; encoded by the coding sequence ATGAAGCTCGGTGTGTTGCTGTGGGCGGCGGCTCTGCTCGGTGCCTTCCTGCCCCGCTGTGAGGCTCGGCCGGCGGAGAGCCCCGCGGCGGCCCGGGCTCCGGACAGCCTCCCCCGGCCGCTGCTCCTCCGGCTCGGGGAGGAGTTCTTCCTGCGGCTGGGCGGAGCGGCTCCTCccccggccccggccccggccGCGGAGCTGGCCGCGCCCCGGGCTCTGCTCCTCACACAGCGGCTCCTGCGGGGGGAAGACGCCGGGGAGCTGAGCCGGCTCCTGGAGAGGGGGAGGCGGTCCGAGGAGCCTCCCATCTCCCTGGATCTGACTTTCCACCTGCTGCGGGAGGTGCTGGAGATGGCCCGGGCCGAGCAGATCGCCCAGCAGGCGGACAGCAACAGGAAGATCATGGACAGCTTCGgcaaataa